The proteins below are encoded in one region of Euzebya sp.:
- a CDS encoding type II toxin-antitoxin system VapC family toxin produces MIFVDTNVVMYAVGRSHPLRAAVRERLIELPLGVLATSAEVMQELMHAYLPVSRHIALDAAFRLIGDRMTVWPVEEDDVRGARRLANTHAGLDARDLLHLAMCRSRAVDELWTYDRGLAAAFAT; encoded by the coding sequence ATGATCTTCGTCGACACGAACGTCGTCATGTACGCCGTCGGACGGTCCCACCCTCTGCGGGCAGCGGTCCGGGAACGTCTCATCGAGCTCCCCCTCGGGGTCCTGGCCACCTCTGCGGAGGTCATGCAGGAGCTCATGCACGCGTACCTCCCCGTGTCCCGGCACATCGCCCTCGACGCGGCGTTCAGGCTGATCGGTGACCGGATGACCGTCTGGCCCGTCGAGGAGGACGACGTCCGGGGGGCGCGACGACTGGCCAACACGCACGCCGGGCTCGATGCACGCGATCTGCTGCACCTCGCCATGTGCCGGTCACGGGCGGTGGACGAGCTGTGGACCTACGACCGGGGGCTGGCCGCGGCGTTCGCGACGTAG